Proteins encoded by one window of Macaca fascicularis isolate 582-1 chromosome 10, T2T-MFA8v1.1:
- the FAM217B gene encoding protein FAM217B isoform X2, which translates to MNAGPSWNKVQHSKNSSGKRQSKSQVPHAASQLRSSLTAVIQPTEEKLKESIAPEARRKRNPLGSRCQGASGNTLFLDFQSMKIIKEDADEDSASDLSDSERIPIPPSPLTPPDLNLRAEEIDPVYFDLHPGQGHTKPEYYYPDFLPPPFSSWDLRDMALLLNAENKMEAVPRVGGLLGKYIDRLIQLEWLQVQTVQCEKAKGAKARPLTAPGTSGALKSPGRSKLIASALSKPLPHQEGASKSGPSRKKAFHHEEIHPSHYAFETAPRPTDVLAGTRFCSQRQTLEMRTEEKKKKSSKSTKLQRWDLSCSESSSKVETNGNIRIPKQAAVILDSADSCKASKTQAHAHPRKKGKAESCGHATVSSEKKLKTNGVKQNTYKLK; encoded by the coding sequence ATGAATGCTGGCCCATCTTGGAATAAAGTGCAACATTCAAAGAATTCTTCAGGAAAAAGGCAGAGTAAATCCCAAGTACCCCACGCTGCTTCTCAGCTGAGAAGCAGCCTCACAGCTGTCATCCAGCCAACTgaagaaaaacttaaagaaagCATTGCCCCGGAAGCAAGACGCAAAAGGAATCCACTCGGTTCCAGGTGTCAGGGGGCCTCAGGGAATACATTGTTTCTTGATTTTCAGTCAATGAAAATTATTAAAGAGGATGCTGATGAGGACAGTGCAAGTGATCTCTCTGATTCGGAAAGAATTCccattcctccttctcccctcacACCTCCAGATCTCAATCTTCGAGCTGAAGAAATTGATCCAGTTTACTTTGATCTTCACCCTGGTCAGGGCCATACAAAGCCTGAGTACTATTATCCTGATTTCCTTCCACCCCCTTTCAGCTCCTGGGACTTACGAGACATGGCCCTGCTTCTGAACGCAGAGAACAAAATGGAAGCTGTGCCCCGAGTGGGAGGACTTCTTGGGAAGTATATTGATAGACTTATTCAGCTTGAGTGGCTGCAGGTCCAGACTGTACAGTGTGAAAAAGCAAAGGGGGCCAAAGCAAGGCCCCTCACTGCCCCTGGGACCTCAGGGGCACTGAAAAGCCCTGGGAGAAGTAAGCTAATTGCGAGTGCTCTGTCCAAGCCACTACCTCACCAGGAAGGGGCATCAAAGTCAGGCCCTTCCCGAAAGAAAGCTTTTCACCATGAAGAAATCCACCCATCACATTATGCATTTGAGACTGCCCCCAGACCCACTGATGTGCTTGCTGGTACCAGGTTTTGTTCTCAGAGGCAAACCCTTGAAATgaggacagaagaaaagaaaaagaaatccagtaAGAGTACGAAGCTGCAACGTTGGGATCTGTCCTGCAGTGAAAGCAGCTCTAAGGTGGAAACCAACGGTAACATTCGAATTCCCAAACAGGCAGCTGTGATTCTGGACTCAGCAGATTCCTGTAAAGCCTCCAAAACACAAGCACATGCACATCCTAGGAAAAAGGGAAAGGCAGagagctgtggtcatgccactgtatCGAGtgagaaaaaactgaaaacaaatggaGTAAAGCAAAACacatataaactaaaataa
- the PPP1R3D gene encoding protein phosphatase 1 regulatory subunit 3D: MSRGPSSAVLPSALGSRKLTPRSLSCLSDLDGGVALEPRPCRPPGSPGRAPPPAPAPSGCDPRLRPIILRRARSLPSSPERRQKAAGAPGAACRPGCSRQLRVRFADALGLELAQVKVFNAGDDPSVPLHVLSRLAINSDLCCSSQDLEFTLQCLVPDFPPPVEAADFGERLQRQLVCLERVTCSDLGISGTVRVCNVAFEKQVAVRYTFSGWRSTHEAVARWRGPAGPEGKEDVFTFGFPVPPFLLELGSRVHFAVRYRVAGAEYWDNNDCRDYSLTCRNHALHMPRGECEESWIHFI; the protein is encoded by the coding sequence ATGTCCAGAGGCCCGAGCTCCGCGGTCCTGCCCAGCGCCCTGGGATCCCGGAAGCTAACCCCCCGGAGCCTCAGCTGCTTGTCGGACCTGGACGGCGGCGTGGCCCTGGAGCCGCGGCCCTGTAGGCCCCCGGGGAGCCCGGGCCGCGCGCCGCCGCCAGCGCCAGCGCCGTCCGGCTGCGACCCCCGCCTGCGGCCCATCATCCTGCGGCGGGCGCGCTCACTGCCCAGCTCCCCCGAGCGCCGCCAGAAGGCCGCGGGCGCGCCAGGCGCTGCATGTCGGCCGGGTTGCAGCCGGCAGCTCCGCGTGCGCTTCGCCGACGCCCTGGGCTTGGAGCTGGCGCAAGTCAAGGTGTTCAACGCGGGAGACGACCCGTCGGTGCCGCTGCACGTGCTGTCGCGGCTCGCCATCAACTCTGACCTGTGCTGCAGCAGCCAGGACCTGGAGTTCACCCTGCAGTGCCTGGTGCCCGATTTCCCGCCGCCCGTCGAAGCCGCCGACTTTGGCGAGCGCCTGCAGCGCCAGCTTGTGTGCCTGGAGCGTGTCACTTGCTCGGACCTTGGCATCAGCGGTACGGTGCGCGTGTGCAACGTGGCCTTCGAGAAGCAGGTGGCTGTGCGCTACACTTTCTCGGGCTGGCGCAGTACCCACGAGGCGGTGGCGCGGTGGCGCGGGCCCGCAGGCCCCGAGGGCAAGGAGGACGTCTTCACCTTCGGCTTCCCAGTGCCACCCTTCCTGCTGGAGCTCGGCTCCCGCGTGCACTTCGCGGTGCGCTACCGAGTGGCGGGTGCCGAGTACTGGGACAACAACGACTGCCGAGACTACAGCCTCACGTGTCGCAACCACGCGCTGCACATGCCTCGGGGCGAGTGCGAAGAGAGCTGGATCCACTTCATCTGA
- the FAM217B gene encoding protein FAM217B isoform X1, whose product MNLIRKAVLFSHSNMNAGPSWNKVQHSKNSSGKRQSKSQVPHAASQLRSSLTAVIQPTEEKLKESIAPEARRKRNPLGSRCQGASGNTLFLDFQSMKIIKEDADEDSASDLSDSERIPIPPSPLTPPDLNLRAEEIDPVYFDLHPGQGHTKPEYYYPDFLPPPFSSWDLRDMALLLNAENKMEAVPRVGGLLGKYIDRLIQLEWLQVQTVQCEKAKGAKARPLTAPGTSGALKSPGRSKLIASALSKPLPHQEGASKSGPSRKKAFHHEEIHPSHYAFETAPRPTDVLAGTRFCSQRQTLEMRTEEKKKKSSKSTKLQRWDLSCSESSSKVETNGNIRIPKQAAVILDSADSCKASKTQAHAHPRKKGKAESCGHATVSSEKKLKTNGVKQNTYKLK is encoded by the exons ATGAATCTCATCAGAAAAGCAG ttttgttttctcatagCAATATGAATGCTGGCCCATCTTGGAATAAAGTGCAACATTCAAAGAATTCTTCAGGAAAAAGGCAGAGTAAATCCCAAGTACCCCACGCTGCTTCTCAGCTGAGAAGCAGCCTCACAGCTGTCATCCAGCCAACTgaagaaaaacttaaagaaagCATTGCCCCGGAAGCAAGACGCAAAAGGAATCCACTCGGTTCCAGGTGTCAGGGGGCCTCAGGGAATACATTGTTTCTTGATTTTCAGTCAATGAAAATTATTAAAGAGGATGCTGATGAGGACAGTGCAAGTGATCTCTCTGATTCGGAAAGAATTCccattcctccttctcccctcacACCTCCAGATCTCAATCTTCGAGCTGAAGAAATTGATCCAGTTTACTTTGATCTTCACCCTGGTCAGGGCCATACAAAGCCTGAGTACTATTATCCTGATTTCCTTCCACCCCCTTTCAGCTCCTGGGACTTACGAGACATGGCCCTGCTTCTGAACGCAGAGAACAAAATGGAAGCTGTGCCCCGAGTGGGAGGACTTCTTGGGAAGTATATTGATAGACTTATTCAGCTTGAGTGGCTGCAGGTCCAGACTGTACAGTGTGAAAAAGCAAAGGGGGCCAAAGCAAGGCCCCTCACTGCCCCTGGGACCTCAGGGGCACTGAAAAGCCCTGGGAGAAGTAAGCTAATTGCGAGTGCTCTGTCCAAGCCACTACCTCACCAGGAAGGGGCATCAAAGTCAGGCCCTTCCCGAAAGAAAGCTTTTCACCATGAAGAAATCCACCCATCACATTATGCATTTGAGACTGCCCCCAGACCCACTGATGTGCTTGCTGGTACCAGGTTTTGTTCTCAGAGGCAAACCCTTGAAATgaggacagaagaaaagaaaaagaaatccagtaAGAGTACGAAGCTGCAACGTTGGGATCTGTCCTGCAGTGAAAGCAGCTCTAAGGTGGAAACCAACGGTAACATTCGAATTCCCAAACAGGCAGCTGTGATTCTGGACTCAGCAGATTCCTGTAAAGCCTCCAAAACACAAGCACATGCACATCCTAGGAAAAAGGGAAAGGCAGagagctgtggtcatgccactgtatCGAGtgagaaaaaactgaaaacaaatggaGTAAAGCAAAACacatataaactaaaataa